In Chryseobacterium lactis, a single genomic region encodes these proteins:
- a CDS encoding class I SAM-dependent methyltransferase — translation MIHNQRESVVKLLNKDVQNYINANLHTDLHSLLLKKSPFSEVSMQEIVQQIKGKQVAEKKFPFLLKEGIIFPPQLNLEQASSEKTALYKSEILKGQKFIDLTSGFGIDAYYLSKNFGDVTLVEQNTELLEVVEHNWGILGRKARFINQKLEDFLNENQETFDVIYLDPARRDQNKNKVFLLEDLSPDILEIHKKLLSVSNQVIIKLSPLIDLKYLISVLPSVFRLDIIALKNEVKEVVVFLSDASKKGIICNCVNLESDEPAFSFTFGEEENARSEYGEPEKFIYIPNNSILKAGVFNLISEKFGLKKLHPNTHLYTSSEKKDNFPGRIFEMEVVDSKSIKKKGQFNLISKNYPLKPEEIKKKYGLKDGGNDYLIFTQSKKGKIILKSV, via the coding sequence ATGATCCATAATCAAAGAGAATCTGTGGTTAAATTACTAAACAAAGACGTTCAAAACTATATCAATGCAAATCTACATACCGATCTGCATTCGTTGTTATTAAAGAAATCCCCATTTTCAGAGGTTTCCATGCAGGAAATCGTACAGCAGATCAAAGGAAAACAGGTAGCAGAGAAAAAGTTCCCCTTCTTACTGAAAGAAGGCATTATTTTTCCACCACAGCTCAACCTGGAACAGGCATCATCCGAAAAAACGGCATTGTATAAATCTGAGATTTTAAAAGGACAAAAATTTATTGATCTTACCAGTGGCTTTGGAATTGACGCTTATTATTTATCCAAAAATTTTGGCGATGTTACTTTAGTAGAGCAAAATACGGAACTTTTAGAGGTTGTAGAGCATAATTGGGGCATATTGGGCAGAAAGGCAAGGTTCATCAATCAAAAGCTGGAAGATTTTTTGAATGAAAACCAGGAAACTTTTGATGTTATTTATCTTGATCCGGCCCGAAGAGATCAGAATAAGAATAAAGTATTTCTTTTAGAAGATCTATCACCCGATATCCTTGAAATACATAAAAAATTACTGTCTGTTTCCAACCAGGTTATCATCAAACTTTCCCCACTCATTGATCTCAAGTATCTTATTTCGGTTTTACCTTCTGTTTTCAGACTTGATATTATTGCTTTAAAAAATGAGGTGAAGGAAGTAGTTGTATTTTTATCCGATGCTAGCAAAAAAGGTATTATCTGTAACTGTGTAAACCTTGAAAGTGATGAGCCGGCCTTTAGTTTTACTTTTGGAGAAGAAGAAAATGCCCGGTCGGAGTATGGGGAACCTGAAAAATTCATTTATATTCCCAATAACTCCATTTTAAAAGCGGGTGTTTTTAATTTAATTTCAGAAAAATTCGGCTTAAAAAAGCTTCATCCCAATACCCATCTTTATACTTCATCAGAAAAGAAAGATAACTTTCCGGGAAGGATTTTTGAAATGGAAGTTGTTGATTCTAAAAGTATTAAAAAGAAAGGACAGTTTAATCTTATTTCAAAAAATTACCCCTTAAAGCCTGAAGAAATTAAAAAAAAATACGGATTGAAAGATGGCGGAAATGATTACCTTATTTTTACACAATCCAAAAAAGGAAAAATTATATTAAAATCAGTCTAA
- a CDS encoding methylmalonyl-CoA mutase family protein — protein MSYHTLPNWESLVKKQLKTEDIYPILAKENLEGIEVKPFYTEVQKPLVNLPRVEESTHLVASYHESLEDEVFAFMLDRNVENLEEKTIFVNNKDLAGHISPKEEDQYFSLIDVFNEKEGSIDDQLAKELLAKEFKRSICLDISLHQNAGAAIYQQLGIALAKTKELVELYGSEILNQLIFRIAVGGNYFFEMAKLRAFKIVFNQLSKEYGLDEVPYIFAETSLRNKAVADNENNLIRSTLELAAAMIGGADAVFTNNYLVGRSTANSEEISFKQQIVLAYESIINVFEDASNGSYYIEDITQQIAEKSWALFVEIEEAGGYLELLKQGVVQKKIYEHAVKEQQWIEEGKIKLIGVNLYPKLDVKKSIEDLYNENEIKAVRWAEMFE, from the coding sequence ATGTCATATCATACACTTCCAAACTGGGAAAGCTTAGTAAAAAAACAACTTAAGACAGAGGATATTTACCCTATTTTAGCAAAAGAAAATTTGGAGGGAATAGAGGTGAAACCTTTTTATACAGAAGTTCAAAAGCCTTTGGTAAACCTGCCAAGAGTTGAAGAAAGCACCCACCTGGTAGCCAGCTATCATGAAAGTCTGGAAGATGAAGTATTTGCATTTATGTTAGATCGTAATGTTGAGAATCTGGAGGAGAAAACCATTTTCGTTAATAATAAAGATCTTGCGGGTCATATAAGTCCAAAAGAAGAAGATCAGTATTTTTCACTGATCGATGTATTTAACGAAAAAGAAGGAAGCATTGATGATCAATTGGCAAAAGAACTCTTAGCAAAGGAGTTTAAAAGAAGCATCTGTCTTGATATTTCTCTACATCAGAATGCCGGTGCAGCTATTTATCAACAATTAGGTATTGCTCTGGCAAAAACGAAAGAGTTAGTAGAGCTATACGGTTCGGAAATTTTAAACCAATTGATTTTCAGGATCGCTGTAGGAGGAAATTATTTCTTCGAGATGGCTAAACTGAGAGCGTTTAAAATAGTTTTCAACCAGCTTTCCAAGGAGTATGGATTGGATGAAGTTCCTTACATTTTTGCAGAGACTTCTTTAAGAAATAAAGCGGTTGCTGATAACGAAAATAATCTGATCCGATCAACTCTTGAACTTGCTGCAGCAATGATTGGTGGTGCCGATGCAGTGTTCACAAATAATTACCTGGTAGGCAGAAGTACAGCCAACTCTGAAGAGATTTCTTTTAAGCAGCAAATTGTGTTGGCCTATGAAAGCATTATCAACGTGTTTGAAGATGCTTCCAACGGGAGTTACTATATTGAAGATATTACACAGCAAATTGCAGAAAAATCATGGGCTTTGTTTGTGGAGATCGAAGAAGCAGGAGGATATCTTGAGCTTCTGAAACAGGGCGTTGTTCAGAAAAAGATCTACGAACATGCGGTGAAAGAACAACAATGGATCGAAGAAGGTAAAATAAAGCTCATTGGAGTGAATCTATACCCCAAATTAGACGTTAAAAAGTCAATCGAAGACTTGTATAACGAAAATGAAATAAAAGCCGTACGCTGGGCTGAAATGTTTGAATAG
- a CDS encoding FtsB family cell division protein, which yields MEENKLIKDIQPKSETFKLIQKYVLNKYTITICLFLVWMIFFDKTSFLVINELNGEIHKNEEQLAYYKKEYEKNDAFYKKLMNNKSEKEKYARENYFMKKPNEEIFILVVDSTKVAKK from the coding sequence ATGGAAGAAAACAAACTTATCAAAGACATTCAGCCGAAATCAGAAACATTCAAACTTATACAGAAATATGTTTTGAATAAATATACCATTACGATTTGTCTGTTTTTGGTATGGATGATTTTCTTCGACAAAACCTCATTTCTTGTGATCAATGAACTGAATGGTGAGATTCATAAGAATGAAGAGCAGCTCGCGTACTATAAAAAAGAATACGAAAAGAACGATGCTTTTTATAAAAAACTGATGAACAACAAATCAGAAAAGGAAAAATACGCAAGAGAGAATTATTTTATGAAAAAACCAAATGAAGAGATCTTCATTCTGGTGGTAGACAGCACGAAAGTCGCCAAAAAATAA
- the udk gene encoding uridine kinase — protein sequence MLVIGIAGGTGSGKTTVVDKILQQLDIEGMNILSQDNYYHDNPNLTLTEREALNYDHPKSIDFDLLIKHVKALKNNEPIEQPIYSFVTHSRTGDHVTVEPKNVLVVEGILVLTNKELLKEFDLKVFVHADSDERLIRRIRRDTQERGRDLGEVLHRYQTTLKPMHQEFIEPSKNDADLIIPNMKQNSVAIDFLTTVIKNSLRKH from the coding sequence ATGCTTGTAATAGGAATTGCCGGTGGGACAGGATCCGGCAAAACTACAGTTGTTGATAAGATCCTTCAACAGCTTGATATTGAAGGAATGAATATCCTCTCTCAGGATAATTATTATCATGATAATCCAAATCTTACGCTTACAGAAAGAGAAGCGCTTAATTACGATCACCCGAAGTCTATAGATTTTGATTTGTTGATAAAACATGTTAAAGCTTTAAAAAATAATGAGCCGATCGAACAGCCGATTTACAGCTTTGTAACGCATTCAAGAACAGGAGATCATGTCACTGTAGAGCCTAAAAATGTATTGGTGGTAGAAGGAATTTTGGTTCTTACCAATAAAGAATTACTGAAAGAATTTGACCTGAAGGTTTTCGTTCATGCAGATTCTGATGAAAGATTAATCAGGAGGATCAGAAGAGATACTCAGGAAAGAGGAAGAGATCTGGGCGAAGTATTACACCGCTACCAGACGACTCTGAAACCAATGCACCAGGAATTCATCGAGCCATCTAAAAATGATGCCGATCTTATTATCCCAAATATGAAACAGAATTCCGTTGCGATTGATTTTTTAACTACTGTTATTAAAAACTCGTTGAGAAAACATTAA
- a CDS encoding ATP-dependent Clp protease adaptor ClpS, with amino-acid sequence MNFYNTIKDYENPKRQYEEEVLVLDDTDDVYKLVLHNDDVHTFDYVIDSLIEVCKHTLEQAEQCTMLVHYKGKCTVKTGSIDVLKPMHEKLLSRELTSEIV; translated from the coding sequence ATGAATTTCTATAATACAATAAAAGATTACGAAAATCCGAAACGTCAGTATGAAGAGGAAGTTTTAGTTCTCGATGACACGGATGATGTTTATAAACTGGTATTGCACAATGATGATGTTCATACCTTTGATTATGTGATAGACAGCCTGATTGAAGTATGTAAGCACACACTGGAACAAGCCGAACAATGTACAATGCTTGTTCATTACAAAGGCAAATGTACCGTAAAAACCGGCTCAATAGATGTATTGAAGCCTATGCATGAAAAATTACTTTCGCGGGAATTAACAAGCGAAATTGTATAA
- a CDS encoding hemolysin family protein — protein sequence MDSDIVRLLLALFLVLLNGFFVAAEFSIVKVRYSQIQIKAAEGDSMAKQAEHIIKHLDEYLSATQLGITLASLALGWVGESALHHIVENIFNSLNMNMSQATITSVSLIISFVVITIMHIVFGELIPKSIAIRKSEATTMATAVPLRVFYTIFKPFIWLMNSMSNGFLRLIKIHPASEQEIHSTEELQLLVKQSADSGEIEEENYEIIKNAFDFTDHSAKQIMVPRQNITSIDFEEDVNDIINKIMDSGYSRIPVYVDSIDNIIGIFYTKEIIREFVKRKGDLDHEDLKDLMRDAFFVVESKKVSDLLKTFQLKKQHIAVVIDEFGGTEGIITLEDILEELVGEIQDEEDDEEKIVDKIADNTYWVQATQPLDEINEFLPKKLPLSEESEYNSLAGFILYELEEIPQENQEFELENYHFKILKMNNKSVELVELIYLEPNPINDMADNIGEA from the coding sequence ATGGACTCGGACATAGTCAGGCTATTGCTGGCCTTATTTCTTGTTTTACTAAATGGCTTCTTCGTAGCCGCAGAATTTTCAATTGTTAAAGTTCGTTACTCACAAATTCAAATAAAAGCCGCAGAAGGTGATTCTATGGCAAAGCAGGCGGAACATATCATCAAACATCTCGATGAATATCTTTCTGCTACACAATTAGGAATTACATTAGCCTCTCTGGCCCTAGGTTGGGTAGGAGAAAGTGCTCTGCACCACATTGTTGAAAATATTTTCAACTCCCTCAATATGAATATGAGCCAGGCTACCATTACTTCGGTATCGCTGATCATTAGTTTCGTAGTAATTACCATTATGCATATCGTATTTGGTGAGCTTATTCCAAAGTCAATCGCAATCAGGAAATCTGAAGCGACTACAATGGCTACAGCAGTTCCGTTAAGGGTTTTTTACACGATTTTTAAACCGTTTATCTGGTTGATGAACTCAATGTCTAATGGTTTCTTAAGGCTTATTAAAATACATCCTGCCTCTGAACAGGAAATTCACTCCACAGAAGAGCTTCAGCTTTTGGTAAAACAAAGTGCAGATAGCGGTGAAATTGAAGAGGAAAACTACGAGATCATTAAAAACGCTTTTGATTTTACAGATCATTCTGCCAAGCAGATCATGGTTCCAAGACAAAATATTACTTCCATCGATTTTGAGGAAGATGTGAACGATATTATCAATAAAATTATGGATAGTGGTTATTCACGTATTCCTGTATATGTTGATTCTATCGACAATATCATCGGGATTTTTTATACCAAAGAAATCATCAGGGAATTTGTTAAAAGAAAAGGGGATTTGGATCATGAAGATCTTAAAGACCTGATGCGTGATGCTTTTTTCGTGGTAGAAAGCAAAAAAGTTTCGGACTTACTGAAAACATTCCAGTTGAAAAAACAGCATATAGCAGTTGTTATCGACGAATTTGGAGGAACAGAAGGAATTATAACGCTGGAAGATATCCTTGAAGAATTGGTAGGTGAAATTCAGGATGAAGAAGATGATGAAGAAAAGATTGTTGACAAAATAGCTGATAATACCTATTGGGTACAGGCTACACAGCCGTTGGATGAAATCAATGAATTCCTGCCTAAGAAATTACCGCTTTCTGAGGAAAGTGAATACAACTCATTAGCGGGATTCATTCTTTATGAACTGGAAGAGATTCCACAGGAGAATCAGGAGTTTGAGCTTGAAAATTATCATTTTAAAATTCTGAAAATGAATAATAAGAGTGTTGAACTTGTCGAGCTTATTTATCTGGAACCCAATCCTATAAATGATATGGCCGATAATATTGGTGAAGCGTAA
- the atpG gene encoding ATP synthase F1 subunit gamma — protein MANLKEIRGRITSISSTMQITRAMKMVSAAKLKKAQDAIVMLRPYSEKLQELIQNVNSSSDPDQISVYAQKREVKRVLFIAVTSNRGLAGAFNSSIVKELNLQFQNNSQYEIEVLPVGKKAYDAVRRNRSVYANGSSVYDNLNFDAVAHITEGVMASFREGKFDEVYVIYNRFVNAATQEVTTEQLLPISMPENTEPQVETDYIFEPNRAEILDNLIPKSIKTQVFKAILDSVASEHGARMTAMHKATDNAEALRNDLKIFYNKARQAAITNEILEIVSGAEALKNS, from the coding sequence ATGGCAAACTTAAAAGAAATACGAGGCAGAATCACGTCAATTTCATCTACGATGCAGATTACCCGTGCTATGAAGATGGTTTCCGCAGCGAAACTGAAAAAAGCACAGGACGCAATCGTAATGCTAAGACCATATTCTGAAAAATTACAGGAGCTTATCCAGAATGTAAATTCTAGCTCTGATCCTGATCAGATTTCTGTATATGCTCAGAAAAGGGAGGTTAAAAGAGTACTTTTCATCGCTGTTACTTCAAACAGAGGTCTTGCGGGAGCTTTTAACTCTTCCATCGTAAAAGAGCTTAATCTTCAGTTTCAGAACAATTCTCAATACGAGATTGAAGTTCTTCCTGTTGGTAAAAAAGCATATGATGCTGTAAGAAGAAATCGTTCAGTATACGCTAATGGAAGTTCTGTTTATGATAATTTGAATTTTGATGCAGTTGCTCATATTACTGAAGGGGTAATGGCAAGTTTCAGAGAAGGTAAATTTGACGAAGTTTATGTTATCTACAACAGATTCGTTAATGCTGCCACTCAGGAAGTAACTACAGAACAACTTCTTCCTATCTCAATGCCTGAAAATACAGAGCCACAGGTTGAAACAGATTATATCTTTGAACCGAACAGAGCTGAGATCCTGGATAATTTAATTCCAAAATCGATCAAAACTCAGGTTTTCAAGGCAATCTTAGATTCAGTAGCATCTGAGCACGGAGCGAGAATGACTGCAATGCACAAAGCTACAGACAATGCCGAAGCGTTGAGAAATGATCTTAAGATCTTCTACAACAAAGCGAGACAGGCTGCAATTACCAACGAAATTTTGGAAATTGTTTCCGGAGCAGAAGCTTTGAAAAATTCGTAA
- the atpA gene encoding F0F1 ATP synthase subunit alpha, giving the protein MAEINPAEVSAILKQQLANFDTQSNVEEVGTVLTIGDGIARVYGLENVQYGELVKFSSDVEGIVLNLEEDNVGVALLGESKLVREGDTVRRTNRISSIKVGEGMLGRVVDTLGNPIDGKGPITGELYEMPLERKAPGVIFRQPVTEPLQSGIVAIDAMIPVGRGQRELIIGDRQTGKTTVAIDTIINQREFFDAGNPVYCIYVAIGQKASTVAQIVKTLSDKGALAYTVIVAANASDPVPMQVYSAMAGASIGEFFRDTGRPALIVYDDLSKQAVAYRELSLLLRRPPGREAYPGDVFYLHSRLLERAAKVIADDNIAKQMNDLPESLKPIVKGGGSLTALPIIETQAGDVSAYIPTNVISITDGQIFLESDLFNSGVRPAINVGISVSRVGGNAQIKSMKKVSGTLKLDQAQYKELEAFAKFGSDLDASTLAVISKGERNVEILKQPVNAPLPVDSQVAIVYAGTENLMRNVPIRKIKEFQHEYIEFLRSKHPETMAAIKAGKIDNDITSVLKQAANDLASKYN; this is encoded by the coding sequence ATGGCAGAAATAAATCCGGCAGAAGTATCTGCGATCTTAAAACAGCAATTGGCCAACTTCGATACTCAATCAAACGTTGAGGAAGTAGGTACAGTTTTAACCATCGGTGATGGTATTGCTCGTGTATACGGGTTAGAAAACGTACAATACGGAGAGTTGGTGAAATTTTCTAGTGATGTAGAAGGTATTGTACTTAACCTTGAAGAAGACAACGTAGGTGTTGCTTTACTAGGTGAAAGTAAATTAGTAAGAGAAGGTGATACCGTAAGAAGAACAAACAGAATCTCTTCTATCAAAGTAGGAGAAGGTATGTTAGGTAGAGTAGTAGATACTCTTGGTAACCCTATCGATGGTAAAGGTCCTATTACTGGAGAATTATACGAAATGCCATTGGAAAGAAAGGCTCCTGGGGTTATCTTCAGACAGCCCGTAACTGAACCTTTACAATCAGGTATCGTAGCGATTGATGCAATGATCCCTGTAGGAAGAGGACAGAGAGAGCTTATCATTGGTGACAGACAAACAGGTAAAACTACTGTTGCGATTGATACGATCATCAACCAAAGAGAATTTTTTGATGCAGGTAATCCTGTATATTGTATATATGTTGCCATCGGACAGAAAGCTTCTACCGTAGCACAAATCGTTAAAACTCTTTCTGATAAAGGAGCTTTAGCATATACTGTAATCGTTGCAGCTAACGCATCAGATCCAGTTCCAATGCAGGTATATTCTGCAATGGCAGGTGCTTCTATCGGTGAGTTCTTCAGAGACACTGGTAGACCAGCTTTGATCGTTTATGATGATTTATCAAAACAAGCAGTTGCTTACCGTGAGCTTTCTCTACTATTGAGAAGACCACCGGGCCGTGAAGCTTATCCTGGAGACGTTTTCTATCTTCACTCAAGACTATTGGAAAGAGCTGCAAAAGTAATTGCTGATGATAATATCGCTAAGCAAATGAACGATTTGCCGGAATCTCTTAAACCAATCGTGAAAGGTGGTGGTTCATTAACGGCACTTCCAATTATCGAAACTCAGGCAGGTGACGTTTCTGCATATATCCCAACTAACGTAATCTCTATTACAGACGGACAGATCTTCTTGGAGTCTGATCTATTCAACTCAGGGGTTCGTCCAGCGATCAATGTTGGTATCTCTGTATCAAGAGTAGGGGGTAATGCTCAGATCAAATCAATGAAAAAAGTATCTGGTACATTAAAATTAGACCAGGCTCAATATAAAGAACTAGAAGCGTTTGCTAAGTTTGGTTCTGACCTTGATGCTTCTACTTTAGCAGTTATCTCTAAAGGAGAAAGAAACGTAGAAATCCTTAAGCAGCCGGTAAACGCTCCGCTTCCTGTAGACAGTCAGGTAGCAATCGTTTATGCAGGAACAGAAAACTTAATGAGAAACGTTCCTATCAGAAAAATTAAAGAATTCCAACACGAATATATCGAATTCCTAAGATCTAAGCATCCTGAAACAATGGCTGCAATCAAGGCTGGGAAAATCGATAATGATATTACAAGCGTTCTTAAGCAGGCAGCTAACGATTTAGCTTCTAAATACAACTAA
- the atpH gene encoding ATP synthase F1 subunit delta, producing the protein MLTSKVAKRYAQGLLDFTNESGQTATVFSEMKDVVKVMSESKDLNKFFLTPYIDSKKKIEVANEIFKGLSVSSQNLIKLVIKHGRENQLKNIAQEFINKVEDLSGVQRVTLTTATPLSKENLDQILRSTNLVNADSKFDLKVNVKPEILGGYVLRVGDQQVDASVKTKLNQVKKDFQLN; encoded by the coding sequence ATGCTTACATCTAAAGTAGCTAAAAGATACGCACAAGGTTTACTTGATTTCACAAATGAGTCAGGTCAAACGGCTACTGTATTTTCTGAAATGAAAGATGTAGTAAAGGTAATGTCTGAATCTAAAGATTTAAACAAGTTTTTCCTTACTCCTTACATCGATTCTAAAAAGAAAATAGAAGTAGCAAACGAAATTTTCAAAGGTTTATCTGTTTCTTCTCAGAACCTTATTAAATTGGTTATTAAGCACGGGCGTGAAAACCAATTGAAAAATATTGCTCAGGAATTCATCAATAAAGTTGAAGACCTTAGCGGTGTACAAAGAGTAACGCTTACTACAGCAACTCCACTTTCAAAAGAGAATCTTGATCAGATTTTAAGATCTACCAATCTTGTAAATGCTGATTCAAAATTTGATTTAAAAGTAAATGTAAAACCTGAAATTCTTGGGGGATACGTTCTAAGAGTAGGTGACCAGCAGGTAGACGCGTCTGTGAAGACAAAATTGAACCAAGTTAAAAAAGATTTCCAATTAAATTAA
- a CDS encoding F0F1 ATP synthase subunit B, whose amino-acid sequence MELIHQFSSGLFIIQSVIFLALLFLLGKFAWKPILNSINDRETSIVDALNQAKLARKEMETLKEDNERIIREAKIERDAILKEAREIKDRIVGEAKDAAKSEGDKLIEAAKQSIQAEKNAAMADIKTQIGTLSVNIAESILKQKLDNNEAQNELVQNYLNKSNLN is encoded by the coding sequence ATGGAATTAATTCATCAGTTTTCATCAGGATTATTTATTATCCAGTCTGTTATTTTTCTAGCGTTATTATTTCTGTTAGGTAAATTCGCTTGGAAACCTATTTTAAACTCTATTAACGACAGAGAAACTTCTATTGTTGACGCTCTTAATCAAGCTAAATTGGCTAGAAAAGAGATGGAAACTCTAAAAGAGGACAACGAAAGAATCATTCGTGAAGCTAAAATCGAAAGAGATGCTATCCTTAAAGAAGCTAGAGAAATTAAAGATAGAATCGTAGGAGAAGCTAAAGATGCTGCTAAATCTGAAGGAGACAAATTGATTGAAGCTGCTAAGCAGAGTATCCAGGCTGAGAAAAATGCTGCTATGGCAGATATCAAAACTCAAATCGGAACTTTATCTGTGAACATTGCTGAGTCTATTTTGAAACAAAAATTAGACAACAATGAAGCTCAAAACGAATTAGTTCAAAATTATTTAAACAAATCAAACCTTAACTAA
- the atpE gene encoding ATP synthase F0 subunit C, which produces MEIPKIVGAGIVVLGVGIGLGKIGAAALEAIARQPEQSGKIQTAMLIAAALVEGVAFAALFAVN; this is translated from the coding sequence ATGGAAATCCCTAAAATTGTAGGTGCTGGTATCGTAGTACTAGGTGTAGGTATCGGTCTTGGTAAAATCGGAGCTGCTGCTCTTGAAGCTATCGCTAGACAACCTGAACAATCTGGAAAAATCCAAACAGCTATGCTTATTGCAGCTGCCCTTGTAGAAGGTGTTGCGTTTGCTGCTCTATTCGCAGTAAACTAA
- the atpB gene encoding F0F1 ATP synthase subunit A, with the protein MFKKFAVLFYSIFVLNVVSAQHNEDGAAAVPAQELSEKDKVSKENKEFIDHHLLDAHDFTLMVDKEGHHIGFPLPVIFYDNGFHSFMSNKEGFMHGEPTEVDGSFYVLHHEKIYKTDAAGTITLDDHGHPTNEKPLDLSITKSVLIILLVSIFMLVLFGGMAKSYKKSVVPTGAARFLEPLIIFVRDEVAIPNIGHKYKRFMGYLLTVFFFILFLNVLGLMPFGINVTGNITMTFFLAILTYLITTFSANKDYWKHIFWMPGVPVPMKLIMLPIELLGTITKPFALMIRLFANMTAGHIVVMSLIGLIYVFKNFAAGVAFPFLTLVIYLLEVLVAFLQAYIFTMLSALFIGMAVQEHEHEHHAAH; encoded by the coding sequence ATGTTTAAGAAATTCGCAGTTTTATTCTACAGTATTTTTGTATTAAACGTAGTGTCTGCACAGCACAATGAAGATGGTGCTGCGGCGGTTCCTGCTCAAGAGCTTTCAGAGAAAGACAAAGTAAGTAAAGAAAACAAAGAGTTCATTGATCATCACTTGTTGGATGCTCATGATTTCACATTGATGGTTGACAAAGAAGGTCACCACATCGGTTTCCCTCTGCCTGTTATTTTTTATGATAACGGTTTCCACTCTTTCATGAGTAATAAAGAAGGGTTCATGCACGGAGAGCCAACTGAAGTAGACGGATCTTTCTATGTGTTGCACCACGAAAAGATTTATAAGACTGATGCAGCTGGAACTATAACTCTTGATGATCACGGTCATCCAACTAACGAAAAGCCTTTGGATCTTTCAATTACAAAGAGTGTTCTTATTATCCTATTAGTGTCAATCTTTATGTTGGTATTATTCGGTGGAATGGCTAAGTCTTATAAGAAATCTGTAGTTCCTACCGGAGCAGCAAGATTCCTGGAGCCTTTGATTATCTTTGTAAGAGATGAAGTTGCTATCCCGAATATCGGTCATAAGTATAAAAGATTTATGGGATATTTATTAACCGTATTCTTCTTTATCTTATTCCTGAACGTATTAGGACTAATGCCTTTCGGAATCAATGTTACAGGTAATATTACCATGACGTTCTTCCTTGCTATTCTTACTTATTTGATTACAACATTCTCTGCAAATAAAGATTACTGGAAACACATCTTCTGGATGCCGGGAGTACCAGTGCCAATGAAATTGATTATGCTTCCTATCGAATTATTAGGAACAATCACTAAGCCATTCGCATTGATGATCCGACTTTTTGCCAACATGACTGCAGGTCACATCGTAGTAATGAGTTTGATCGGACTGATCTATGTGTTTAAGAACTTTGCAGCAGGTGTTGCTTTCCCATTCTTAACCTTAGTAATCTATTTATTGGAAGTATTGGTAGCGTTCCTACAAGCGTATATCTTCACGATGTTATCAGCTTTATTTATCGGAATGGCAGTGCAGGAGCACGAGCACGAACACCACGCTGCTCACTAA